atatacaatggaacactactcagccataaaaaaaataaaataatgccatttgcagcaatatggatgaacctgaaggttgtcattctaagtgaagtgggctggaaagagaaagtaaaatgccatataatatcatttatatgaggaatttaaaaaataataacaataataatgacataaatgaactacttattatttataactaagatgattgatttcttgaatatgtgtaagcacatctgactgtcttttatgactggattaccacatcctgctgattcttattttgtagttggctttattcctttgataactgtgtgagtttaaaaagctaacactctaatctgttcttagaaacaataatcagtacatatatgtaaactaaaaatatgtgcagtatattgtatatatgtatttacatgcaatacaatgtgtatgtgcagttgaactgtaatatttctacctaataaaactggaaaaggaaaaaaatgacaagtaGCAAATATTAGCAAAGatatggagtaaagggaaccttAGTACACTCTTGGTGAATTCATAAACTGGCgcagtttggaaaacagtatggacgttcctcaaaaactaaaaataaaaactaccacatgatccatcAGTTCCAATCCTAGGTggaatctgaagaaaaggaagcaCTTATTTGAAAGGTtaatgcatcccaatgttcatagcacgaTTATTTACCATATCCAggatttggaagcaacctaagtgtccatcaataaatggatggataaaaaagatgcaggatgtatatgtatatatacagagacactagaatattactcagccataaagagaattaaattttgccatttgcaacaacacaaaTGGCTTTTGAGAGTATTATGTTTAGTGGAATAtatcagagaaaaacaagtacatgttatcatttatatgtgaaatttaaaaaataaaacaagtggataaatataattaagcagaaacagattcacaggcatagaaaagaaactagtgATTGGCAGTGGGAAGAGGGATAGGGGAAAAGCAAGTTGTGGTATGTGTTTAAGAGGTACGAACTACAAAGTACAAAGTAAGTGAGATACAATATTTTACAGCATACAGAATGCAGCCAATATGTGCAATAAtattaaatggagtataatatataaaaatactgaattactatgttgtacaccttaaactaatgtaatattataaatcaactatacttccatttaaaaataaaacaaaatataaggaTAAAATAAATGCTGACAaatatatggagaaattggaaccctcctgctttgctggtgaaaatgtaaaatggcagAACAATCATGAAGAATAATATATTGGTTTTTCAAACAGTTCATGATAGAATTACTATAAGATCCATCAATTCCACATCTGGGTATACACTCAAAAAGAGTTGAAAGCAGAGTCTTGGAGAGGTGTTTCTACAccgatgtttatagcagcattgtcCAGAAAAGTAAAAAGTTGGAATCAACTCAAGCATCCATGacatgtgaatggataaagaacttTTGATAATTACAATGAAACATTATCCAGCCTTAAACAAAAGTGAAGTTTGATACATggtacaacatagatgaactctGAAGacattaagcaaaataaaatagtcCAGGTACAAAAGGACAGAtgttattttattccatttatgtCAGGTGCGAAGAGAGTTAAAACATTTAGTTACAGAAATTAGATTGATTGTTGCCATGGACAAGGGCCAAGAGAAACTGAGGGTTGTTTTATGGGTCCGATGTGccggttttgcaagatgaaaagagtttggGAGATGGATTGTGATGATGGCTTCACAACAGTGCGGATGTTTTTAACACCATTCAATTGTGCACTTTGAAATGGTTCAAATAGtacattttctattatttataatatGCCTTAATTAAAGAGTAAAAAATGTCCTGGTTATGTAATTATATCTTCAAGATGCTCAGAAGAAATTGTATTTAACCAAACAACTCTCCCTCTGTCTTTAACAACTACTAGAGAACAAAGGCAAAGGGTGAGAGGAACTATGCATATAGAAAGAGTCtaaaatattctgcaatagaaaacacaatgattattttaaaagattaattatACAGGTCTCAATGGAGTGAATTTGGGTGAGCTTTCCAATACCTAAAACCCAGACATAAAGTTAATTATAGAAGTGTGGATCAAATTCAGGGATAAACTTGGAATGgacttttttattatttccaaGAATAAAAGTTTCTTAATATAACTTTCTTCACAGCTTCTTTTACCTGTGTGTTTCTAAGACTGTAGATGATAGGATTTAAGAATGGAGGAACTATGGTATAAAAAACAGGAAGAATCATGTCCTGAATTGTTTCAGAGTTTACCAAAGGCTTTAGGTACACAGAGAGAATAGAGCTGAGAAAGACAGACACCACAAGAATGTGAGGGACACAGGTGGAAAAGACCTTTCCTTGCTCTCTGATTGGAAACTTTAGCACAGTGGAAAATATGTGAATATATGACATAGTAATAAAGATAAAGcagcccccagcaaccacaatggcagaaaagagaattaaaaggaaatagcTGGAGGTATCAGAGCAGGAGAGCTTCAGCAGAGAGAGGACATCACAGAAGAACTGACGGATCACATTGGACTGACAGAAGGTCAGCTGGAATGTTTGACCCATGTGCACACCTGCATAGACAAGACCACTGAGCAAGGAGGCGAGTGTCATTTGGACACAGCATTGGTGGCTCATGACAGCTGGGTAGTGGAGGGGctggcagatggccacatagcagtCTCGGGCCATAATGGTGAGGAACACCAGCTCCACATAGGCAAAATAAATGACCAGGAAAACCTGGGTTGCACACCCAGCCACTGAAATGGCACTGTTGCCAGTGAGAGAGTTGACACAGGCATTAGGGACAGTGACAGTAACATAGCACATATCTAAGACAGACAGATTtctgaggaagaagtacatgggcatGTTAAGTTTCGGGTCAAACGTGGTAACAGTGACAATGAGAAGATTCCCTAACAAGGTAACCAAGTAGatcagaaggaacagcatggagTGCAGGAGCCGTAACTGCCATCTGTCAGCAAAGTTCATGAGGAGAAACTCAGTCACTGTGGTGGAGTTGGCCATCTTTTGGAAAAGGTGGTTGATCTGGAAAATAAAAGGGATAAATCATGAGACACAGGgctcaagaaaaataattaatgtagtttccttaaatattttatttgaatatgGGCTTCTGTATCTCATACAGCTGGTCTTTATATTCATTAAATGTCCACCATTAGACTTTGGATCTGTCCATCTTATTGTCACCACTGAGTAGTTAACATTGCAAAGTGCTAAGAATGGGACTCTCCAATCTCATTATTTGGTTACAACATGTAGAGTTATTATTTTTTCAGTAATATCCAGCCCTCTGAGATTCATTATGTTAATGAAGATTTATCACTTTGTAGATAGATAGgtatgtagatagatagataaatagatagatagataaactaGATATACTTCAGAATCAATTCtcaaagacagttttacttttgaTTTGGAGTTGTATCCCGTGTGTAGTTGGATACTGACACACAGTTGAAGTTCAGCTTGACCTTCTACAATGTGCTGGCTGTGGATCAACAAGATGCCATAAACTCTTCAAATCAGTCTTTAGCGATAAACACAGAAGTTGAGATTAAGAATTTCTGCATTTAGATTTTGAGTGTCATTTTAAAGAGTTATTTTTCTATAAATGCATTTGAATTCTTTCAAAGTAATGTTACTCAAGAAGATTTCAGAGGAAATTGAAAATGGTCTTCACTACAGTTATTTCAAGAGGCACTGGTCTCGGTGACATAAACTTGGGTAGAGAAGATTTCTTATGTGGTTATGTGaagaaataaatactaaattttaTTATTAGGTATTTCATAGATGATTATGTCTACACTCCTATTCTAAATTTGagtatttttaaatcttataTGGTTGTAATAAAATAACTAGAGTTACTTTTCTGTGTGTATCTTCAGAATGTAATTTCCATCaacaaattcaatttcttctaCAGATACATTTGCTATTTAAAGTTATACTTAATTTTGGAAACAAAAAGGTTTCCTCCTGCAAAACAATAATCTGAAAGTTTCACATTCTAAGCACAAATTCCTTATCATTTATACTTGTTTATTCCTagcaaattattattttactatttattaataCTCTGTGATTTAATTCCCTCTCTTCTGTTCCTGAATGCCACATTTGCTGCCAATTTAGTATCACCATGTGAATAACAGTAATACACATGataatttggtaaaatttccatatagaaatatattttaccacaaaatttaaatatcattatTAACATGAACAGTTTACTAATGGAGATTTGATCCCAGCCCTTTTACCTAATGGTAACTTCTGTTTCTGTCTGCAAAGTggtgtgtctttgtcttgttggtttttttcattgctttttttcccatttcagttgtgatcatttattttaaaagtattacctGTACTTTCTAGTAAAATTTTAGTTCTGCACATAtcatttctgaaacatttttgaGGAATTATGGGTCTGTGAGGAGTCTGTTTCTTCTGCAGTCCGAAAACTTTTTCCTCTTCAGCATCTTCACACATTAACTAAAATCTCCCACACAGAAGCCACTTTCTCATCAGTGTTTCTAGGgcataacagaaaataaatgttttctccaAGGTTGTAGTATTCTTGGCCAGTCCCAAGTATTTATCTATTACTTTGCACAGCAAAAGTGTGAAATTTAAGTGCTTTTGTAAAAAGGTATACAGAATCTTATATAAAGTTCCATTCTCCACTTGTCCCCTATGTGATATCAAAGCTCTCACATCAGCCACCTTCTCAATTTCAAAATACACTCAGAactttttatagtttcagtcatGAGTGCATGCATCTAAGTTACTAAAAAGGTGCATTTAAAGATAACTGATTGACTACTGACATTCTTCTCAATGCTGTGTTGCACAGATAACTAGCTCTCAAaggaattatattttttaattaccttAAATTAGTAAATTGCATAGTGTCTAAAATAGTAAAACTCATGCCAACATGTGACATGTATAAGCTAAGGTCTTCAtctagcaatattttttaaaacaaattacccataaccatttaaaaattcttccagATGGCGGAATTttggtgaaagaaagaaaatatcatcttATTTTAGGTGCTTGATTCCAGTGTTGGTAAAATAtaatacttaaaaacaaaaatgattatctaaaattaaaaaataatggatCTTATATTCCTAGAGAATGTcactttaagtgaagtaagcaaaaaaagaaagaaaaataccatatcagatcgctcatatgtggaatctaaaaaaaagataaaagaagaagaaagaaagaaagagacaaatgaacataaatacaaaacagaaacagactcacagacatagaatacaaacttgtggttgccaaggggctggggggtgggaagggacagaatgggagtttgaaatttgtagatactgacaggtatatatagaatagataaataagattataccatatagcacagggaaatatatagaatatcttgtggtagctcatggtgaaaaacattgtggcaatgaatataggtatattcaagtaaaactgaaaaattgtgctctactctggaaattgacacagcattgtaaactgactataattcaataaaattaaattaaaaaaatagtggaTCCTAAAAAAAAGTAGTAGGGAATTCATAAgacttctttcttttccaaactattaaatgaaaaataaagatatattctTCAAACCTGTCAAGGTGACATAGAACTGAAAAGACAATGTCACCTACTATTTCTCTTTCCAATTGAGGTTAGCAAATTTTTCCTTTTGAACACAACTTAATAGACATACTTTTTTATTTATGTGACAAAATTATAACTTGAAAATTCCTtacttatttgattattttttatgcATAAGTACCATAGGGAACATGCAGCTTTCACAGCCTAAGGCAGTAGTCTCAtgtaagaataaaatacaaaagaaataagctactttcttattctcattttagacTACTTTCTTACTCTCATTTTAGACCTCACATACTTTAAACAGttaaatataaatgcattttatttaaaaaactgtcagattttaataaaagcatatcatttaataatattttaatagtattttaaaatcccACTTCTaagaatatatccaaaggaaagaaaatcagtcattTTGAAGAGTCTCTCTTATGCCAATGTTTATTGCATCTTTATTCACAATcatcaagatatgaaaacaatttaaatgtgctaccagaaaagaaaggaaacaaaaaaaaatctgtgtgcgtgtgtgtgtgcatatgtatacacacaatgggatattattcagccatgaaggGTACCCTGCAATTTGCAAAgacatgaatgaacctggagggcattatgctatgtgaaataagccagacagagaaaaatgaataCCAATAATGTatactatcacttatatgtaaaatctaattaaaaaggaaattttatagaaacaatgaatagaatggtggttgccagggcgaGGGCAAAGGGAAatgggtcaaagggtacaaatgtTCAATCTGAAGAATTAGTTCTAAAGATCtagtgtagagcatagtgattatagtttaaaatatgtCCTTGTATACCTGAAAGTTGCTTAAGCGTTGTCGTAAGAAAAAGTTACccatgtgaggtgatgaatgtaCTAATTATCTTGATACTGGTAATCTACAATGGACGTGTATATATACCATCTAGTCGCACagataaaaaaagagataaattccAACAGTCTTATATTATTATTTGTTTACCCTAAAGCTGATTTCTTCTTAGGCTCATCTGGAAATCCTGTACACATGGTTCTGAGGATTTTCCAAGTATATGGTCTATAGATGtttgaaaataagaattttaaatcaATAGGAACAGTATAAAGAAACACCTATCAGCAGGATGTTAAACATGAGCAGATCACACACCCTGATGTAACTATTGTGTCAACACAATGATAGCAGAGACTATAAGACATTTGATAAGAATTATCTACGCTTGCTCCTATTCTTTTAATGGGTCAACttactcttttaaaaagttatttattgTTTCATAGAGTAAAATAAGTAGGGCCATTGCATTGATATTCTAGCCATACtttcaattttgaaaatgttcatttctAAAACAATAGTAAAAGCACAAATGTAGCAAAAAATCTCCTGAAAAAACAGAGTGTGATGGGAAAGTAAAGAAGTTAGGAAGACATTAATAACAGTAGAGACCAAAAAGTACTTACTTTAGAGTACTGCATGTTCTTATCTATGAGGGAACATatgtttcttttgttaaattttccAAATCACGGTCTTTAAGATGGATTGACCAAATTTGCCCATGTGATAAGTTTTGAGAAAATTTTCATATGAAAAAAGCATCGATTTTTTGTGGACGTAGGCCAGTCACGTTCTGCTTTCTCTGAAAATATGGACATAGCTGTCATCACTTCAAAGCCTCTGGGAAGATAATCTTTGTGATTGAATTTTGGTCAGTTGCCCAAGGGTAATTTCAAGCTGGTAACAATCTCTACAGCACAGGTGAGACCCAATTAAAATGAGACccaattaaagaagaaaagggTTGACCAACTAGAAGTGTGttacagataagtgtgtgtaaataattaataagttaataaaataatagaagtaGGGAATGTACATGCATTTTTATCCTTCAAAGTTTGTATTGGGGGCATCTCTGTGATCTTAATGATACTGTTATGTATTTTACGGGACCCAGATAACTTGTGTCTGCCTTGGTCTGGGCAAATGACACGACCTCAGTCATTGGctttgtaaaatataattttatttgtatctgttGTGTTGAATTGAGAGAAATTGAGATGACTCTGTCAAAGTTTCCACTGAGCTGCAGGAAAGCTGAGGGCCACATGTTGAGTAGCAACAAGCCAGTAATGAAAGTAATATCTAAGCTTTTAATCACTTCCTATGATGGTACAAATGAAGGATGAACTAGAGAAGGCACTGACTGTGCTATGTTTGTGGTCATTGGTCATCGGCCAGAAGAATCAGCACATATGTGCAGGTCATACCACTTTTCAGGGGGCCCAAACAAAACGTTCTTGCAGCTGTATTGGCTGGGACCCggggaggaagaaaagggggGAGTAGGATTAGAAAGTATGGGATACTTGAGTAAAGTGTCTTGAAGATTTCTCCTCTTCCCCCTTATAAGGAAGGCGGATGTAACAGAGGTCTAAAGTGAATGCATTTGAGCCAAAATGTAGTCACATATGATAGCACGGCCAAACCAGATTCCAACTGAGTCACTGAGCACAAGCTTTTTCAGGGACTGCAATGTAATGACTGTGCATCAAGTCTGGTGTGGGAATGACATGTTTTTCCGATGAGGTCAGCCAAGTAAAGTCCTGTAATGGTCAATGGTTGGCCTGAAAGACACACTCATTGATATCTGACCAAAAACCAAACCCCTCAAAATCACTGGCCATCATCCATTTGAAAATTGTACTTACTGTACAATGTGGAACATTTAGTTGTTAATTTGAGCTCCtatgaaaataaatgagttaaagtAATGTGTGTAGATTTACAtccataaaaatcttaaaagacgGGTCCCAATGTTACTGCTTTGTATCAAACTCAGATTCCTAGATTGAGTGAGGTCAGTGATCTCCGAAAAGACATTGAGGGCAGAAGAAAGAACATACCTGGGCTTTGAAGTCATGCCTTTCTAACTACAATGCTTACTATACTCTAGCATCTTATTGTTGACTTCCTCCATTTTACTAAATATTTGTAGTATCTATACAGTTGTAGCTAAACCAAAACAGCCAAAATTGTAAAGAGAACTGGATAGATTATTgatattaatttgatttttaatacaGTGCTCTTAAATCCAGCAGATTAAGTAGACCAAAATAAGCAATATGAATCTACGGTTATGAAAGTAAATTTACtaattttgattccttttatatACAAAAAGAGAGAGTGGAAGAGATATTGAGAGAAGATTCAAAATTTAACAACATAAGATATacaatgtttatttataaattatgttcttttgctatacacacatacacacatatttattccCCACTGCATATGAAATTGGCCATTTTCTCTACCTGTCTAGATCTGTCTATCTTATAACTGTTTATATCTATCTAACAATCTATCTTCATGTATCAGCTATTCTTCCATCAAGCTTAATAACTGTATTGTTTGACGATTTTGATGCTTATTTTACTCTTGTCTACTCATCCATCAGATTATTCAAgtagatattttttaattctctttagagaatccaatattgttttattatttatttgtttatttatttatttattattgatattTTGTCAGTTTGACATCAGTCGTTCTGTAGGGAAAAGGGCAGGTTCCACATTCCATGTAAGAAAATTAATTCTCAATAATGAGTGCAAGTTTGAGAAGCTGGTTTGAGTTAATTCTaggaatcaaaaccagaatgtattgcattgtataaatctCAGGAATATTTAACACATAAATGACTTATTTGCCTAATGGGAGTATGTGTATTTAGGTGTATTGTATATGAAATACAATGAACGTTTTTTTCAAATGGATTTGGATTTCATAACGTGCTTATTAATAAAAtgtcataaaacaaaaaaaccttgaaaaaaatGTACGTAGACTGATAATTTCAAAGTCATCAGCATGTTGTGAGtttctttttaagtatttcaaTAGAGTTGATAATTATGTATTGAAAACCAATGTTAGAGTTAGCAAATACTCACTACACAATGTGtgcattcaaataaaaatttgtaaACCTTGGGAAATATTACTAAAGCAGGTATATCATCAGTTTTCCTATCTCTGAATCTGAGATGGGTAATACTGAACCAGGGATATACTGTTAGTCTTCACTACCACCATTTACAGATATACTGGTCTAAGTGATTCACCTCAGTAGAGAAGAATTCTATGTGGTCGTTCTGTAAAAAattctatgagaaaataaataataaaattttactatGATAAATATTGCAAATGACTCATCTATACCCCTACACAACCTCGAGTCAATATGATTAAATCTTGtatgattttaataaaataattggagattttttttcatgatttatcTTCTGAATGTTAATCATGGCACCctttctcagcctctctgtgATAATGCTGCTTCAGTCTTTCCCTCTGAAAAAATTCGATATTTCTACACACTCCTATGAAACATAACAAGAAAAATCCCCCCATTCCATCCCTCTGATGCAC
The genomic region above belongs to Vicugna pacos chromosome 15, VicPac4, whole genome shotgun sequence and contains:
- the LOC107035213 gene encoding olfactory receptor 14C36-like encodes the protein MANSTTVTEFLLMNFADRWQLRLLHSMLFLLIYLVTLLGNLLIVTVTTFDPKLNMPMYFFLRNLSVLDMCYVTVTVPNACVNSLTGNSAISVAGCATQVFLVIYFAYVELVFLTIMARDCYVAICQPLHYPAVMSHQCCVQMTLASLLSGLVYAGVHMGQTFQLTFCQSNVIRQFFCDVLSLLKLSCSDTSSYFLLILFSAIVVAGGCFIFITMSYIHIFSTVLKFPIREQGKVFSTCVPHILVVSVFLSSILSVYLKPLVNSETIQDMILPVFYTIVPPFLNPIIYSLRNTQVKEAVKKVILRNFYSWK